One Dioscorea cayenensis subsp. rotundata cultivar TDr96_F1 chromosome 17, TDr96_F1_v2_PseudoChromosome.rev07_lg8_w22 25.fasta, whole genome shotgun sequence DNA window includes the following coding sequences:
- the LOC120281053 gene encoding S-type anion channel SLAH3-like: MERITSEVVSCSETNPNPQTEVVFPNVSEANEQHCSHSICISLPASPSKFIAERAKKVLFTDDIDENTRFDAKKPKLAAIHSQSMLYTNDETKGSETTETNTISPDVLFNTLKKSENQPFLLRIPISCFGICLGVGSQVNLWKTLATSPSTRFLHVSLNVNFALWYMSLALVATVSVLYILKIVFYFKAVQREYYHPIKVNFFFAPWIALLLIAIGAPPSIEVKLPSLLWYVLMAPLLCLELKIYGQWMAGGQRRLSKVANPSNHIAIIGNFVGALLGASMGLKEGPLFFFAVGLAHYTVLFVTLYQRLPTTQTLPKELHPMFFLFVGAPSVACVAWENIIEDFYIGAKIIYFITMFLYFSLAVRINFFRGFRFSLAWWAYTFPMTSASISTIRYATKVKNPFTQSMSIALSSISTVIVVTLILLTIFHGLVLRDLFPNDMSITVAEQLSNTSGKQTGDIEECLSGDGDDV, encoded by the exons ATGGAGAGGATAACTTCCGAAGTAGTTTCTTGTTCTGAAACAAATCCCAATCCTCAGACAGAAGTTGTATTTCCTAAT GTATCAGAAGCCAATGAACAACATTGCTCACATTCAATTTGTATCAGTCTCCCTGCATCTCCTTCCAAATTTATAGCCGAACGAGCTAAAAAAGTGTTATTCACTGACGATATCGATGAAAATACTCGATTTGATGCAAAAAAGCCGAAGCTTGCAGCAATTCATTCTCAGTCTATGTTATACACAAATGATGAGACGAAAGGCTCAGAAACTACTGAAACTAACACTATCTCACCTGATGTATTATTTAATACTCTCAAG AAATCAGAGAACCAACCATTTCTTCTACGTATCCCGATATCATGTTTCGGTATATGTCTCGGAGTTGGTAGTCAAGTAAATTTGTGGAAAACTTTGGCAACTTCTCCATCCACAAGGTTTTTGCATGTGAGCCTGAATGTCAATTTCGCTCTTTGGTATATGTCACTTGCATTGGTCGCTACCGTATCAGTCTTGTACATTCTCAAGATCGTCTTCTACTTCAAAGCTGTTCAGCGAGAATATTATCATCCAATCAAAgttaacttcttctttgctccatggatagcttTACTTTTGATAGCAATCGGCGCACCGCCCTCAATTGAAGTAAAATTGCCTTCTCTACTCTGGTATGTGCTCATGGCTCCACTCTTGTGTCTTGAACTCAAAATCTATGGGCAATGGATGGCAGGAGGCCAACGCCGGCTTTCAAAAGTCGCGAACCCATCCAATCATATAGCGATCATAGGAAACTTCGTCGGCGCATTGCTTGGAGCATCAATGGGGCTCAAAGAAGggcctctcttcttctttgccGTCGGCTTGGCTCACTATACTGTTCTATTTGTGACACTCTATCAGAGACTTCCAACCACTCAAACACTGCCTAAAGAGCTCCATCCAATGTTCTTCCTATTTGTAGGTGCACCTAGTGTTGCTTGTGTTGCATGGGAGAATATCATTGAGGATTTCTACATTGGTGCTAAGATCATATACTTCATCACTATGTTTCTCTACTTCTctttg GCTGTTCGGATAAACTTTTTCCGGGGATTTAGATTCTCATTGGCATGGTGGGCATATACATTTCCAATGACTAGTGCTTCTATTTCGACAATTAGATATGCAACCAAAGTCAAGAACCCATTTACTCAATCAATGTCCATTGCACTGTCTTCAATTTCGACAGTTATAGTAGTAACTCTAATTCTGCTGACAATATTCCATGGACTTGTTCTTCGAGATCTTTTCCCGAATGATATGTCCATAACTGTTGCAGAACAGTTATCCAACACAAGCGGGAAACAAACCGGAGATATTGAAGAATGTCTCTCAGGAGATGGTGATGATGTTTGA
- the LOC120280192 gene encoding uncharacterized protein LOC120280192 isoform X2, which produces MGKRKWSNITKTKESNEIPLLRVEMYMRTRTRTCKDGSVVNEKAASVVVPDASSDQQTPRGNNHSHESNHQANSNASGDAV; this is translated from the exons ATGGGAAAGCGTAAATGGTCAAATATCACTAAG ACTAAAGAATCTAATGAAATTCCACTGTTACGTGTTGAAATGTATATGCGGACTCGGACTCGCACTTGTAAAGATGGAAGTGTTGTGAATGAAAAGGCAGCTTCTGTTGTG GTACCTGATGCTTCTAGTGATCAACAAACACCTCGTGGGAATAATCATTCTcatgaatcaaatcatcaagCAAATTCAAATGCATCGG GTGATGCCGTTTAG
- the LOC120280192 gene encoding uncharacterized protein LOC120280192 isoform X1, with protein sequence MALLIVSLLLSVVALHPKLRRSFMFKMKRIKIGLLSSMQNLGTYMIWVVDHPLIGMKGVQKYKLMTHMTLQSGFEMKLMEWWSHKRWKRHMKKNKLFIMRTSF encoded by the exons ATGGCATTGTTAATTGTCTCACTTTTGCTATCTG TTGTTGCTTTGCACCCAAAG CTAAGAAGGTCTTTTATGTTCAAGatgaaaagaataaagattGGCTTATTGTCAAGCATGCAAAACTTAGGGACATATATGATATGGGTGGTGGATCATCCTTTGATAGGCATGAAAGGAGTGCAGAAGTACAAGTTGATGACTCACATGACACTTCAAAGTGGGTTTGAAATGAAGTTGATGGAGTGGTGGTCACATAAGAGATGGAAACgacacatgaagaagaacaagctcTTTATAATGAGGACCTCTTTTTAG
- the LOC120281054 gene encoding uncharacterized protein LOC120281054 — MNQDFVKLERFDGTNFTRWKDKMLFLLSVFNIAYVLGHMKLPLVEPKEDESIEEKKATFESKKKKWIDDEFACRGHILNTLSNQLYDLYMSIQSSVEIWKALEEKYNTKRHGTVHELQVLANQLCGLKIVIPELLQVGAIISKLPLGWNDYWKKLLHMAEEFMVEKLQRHIRIEEEARKRDAMHVLNSSKVNYIENDNKNQKEKRKTYDDDS; from the exons ATGAATCAAGACTTTGTGAAACTTGAGAGGTTTGATGGAACCAATTTCACAAGATGGAAGGATAAGATGCTGTTCTTGCTTTCTGTGTTTAATATTGCCTATGTTCTTGGTCATATGAAACTACCTCTTGTTGAACCAAAGGAGGATGAaagtatagaagaaaaaaaagcaacCTTTGagagtaagaagaagaaatggataGATGATGAATTTGCATGCCGTGGGCACATCCTCAATACTCTTTCAAATCAACTTTATGATCTTTATATGTCAATCCAATCTTCGGTTGAAATTTGGAAGGCTCTAGAAGAAAAATACAACACCAAGAGACATGGTACGG TACATGAATTGCAAGTGCTTGCGAATCAGCTCTGTGGTCTCAAAATAGTAATTCCAGAATTACTCCAAGTGGGAGCCATTATATCGAAATTGCCTCTTGGTTGGAATGATTACTGGAAAAAGTTATTGCATATGGCAGAAGAGTTCATGGTTGAGAAATTGCAAAGGCATATTCGCATAGAAGAGGAGGCTCGGAAACGAGATGCAATGCATGTTTTGAATAGTTCTAAAGTGAACTatattgaaaatgataataaGAATCAAAAGGAAAAACGTAAAACCTACGATGATGAtagctaa